In Macadamia integrifolia cultivar HAES 741 chromosome 1, SCU_Mint_v3, whole genome shotgun sequence, a single window of DNA contains:
- the LOC122074864 gene encoding uncharacterized protein LOC122074864 — protein MRLYDTWKSILRIQKFRRIVSYTGFYCFASLLSYAYTSNTTRAGISRADQFYASFPAGTELLADTAKLYKAALGNCFEIEEWGPIEFCIMAKHFDRQGKPPYAYHSKYMAHLLSHGELDGSG, from the exons ATGAGGCTTTACGATACTTGGAAATCCATTCTGAGGATACAGAAGTTCAGGAGAATCGTGTCCTACACTGGATTTTATTGCTTTGCTTCCCTGTTGAGCTATGCCTACACAAGCAATAC AACTAGAGCTGGGATCTCAAGAGCTGACCAGTTTTATGCATCATTTCCAGCTGGCACAGAGCTGCTAGCTGACACTGCAAAG TTATATAAAGCTGCACTTGGAAATTGTTTCGAAATAGAAGAGTGGGGTCCCATTGAATTCTGCATCATGGCTAAACACTTTGATCGCCAAGGGAAACCTCCTTATGCATACCATTCT AAATACATGGCACATCTTCTTTCTCATGGGGAGCTTGATGGGAGTGGCTAG